The Sorangiineae bacterium MSr11367 genome window below encodes:
- a CDS encoding 4-oxalocrotonate tautomerase family protein, translating to MPILNVKVSQPASPALTHAISEMLLEHTVRILRKKRELTAIVIDYVPPENWIVGGATLAAQGKNSFYFDIKVVDGTNTKDEKANYIAECFAGFDKLLGPLHEESYIYVQEVSADAYGFGGATQEFRYIRSKV from the coding sequence ATGCCCATTCTCAACGTCAAAGTCAGCCAACCCGCGAGCCCTGCCCTGACCCACGCCATTTCGGAGATGCTGCTCGAGCACACGGTTCGCATCTTGCGCAAGAAGCGTGAACTCACGGCCATCGTCATCGACTACGTACCGCCGGAGAACTGGATTGTGGGCGGCGCGACCTTGGCCGCGCAAGGCAAGAACAGTTTCTACTTCGACATCAAGGTGGTGGACGGTACGAATACCAAAGACGAAAAAGCGAATTACATCGCCGAGTGCTTCGCGGGCTTCGACAAGCTTCTCGGACCGCTCCACGAAGAGAGTTACATTTACGTCCAGGAGGTATCGGCCGATGCCTATGGCTTCGGCGGGGCGACGCAGGAGTTTCGGTACATTCGGTCCAAGGTTTGA
- a CDS encoding DUF1918 domain-containing protein, with translation MQMRRGERVRVKAAGHGRGERVGEVVEVLGENGEPPYWVRFDDGHEALVAPRLDFDSRDGG, from the coding sequence ATGCAGATGCGTAGAGGGGAGCGGGTCCGGGTCAAGGCTGCGGGCCACGGGCGAGGGGAGCGCGTTGGGGAAGTCGTCGAGGTGCTCGGCGAGAACGGCGAGCCTCCCTACTGGGTGAGGTTCGACGACGGGCACGAGGCCCTCGTAGCGCCGAGGTTGGACTTCGACAGCCGGGACGGTGGCTAG